From the genome of Bacteroidota bacterium:
CCATCTGAGCTCTTTCCTGGATTTCGGACTGGAGCGCTTTTGTTCGCTGATTTATCCTGTTTTCCAGTTCGTTATTCAGCCGTAGAAGCTCCACCTCAACTTTTTTTCTATGAATGGCGGCCCCCATGATATCCGCGGCAGCCATCAGGGCACTGACCTCAGCTTCTGTCCATTCCCTTTTCTCCATGCACTGATCAAAACCGATAAATCCCCACCAGTTATTATAAACAAATATGGGGACTACAATAAGGCTGATGATCTTTTGAGCCTGCAAGACATTTTGTTCCGAGTCAGGAAAATCTTCTATATGGCCATAAATGGGTTTTCCCCTGCCCAATACCTTGTACCATCGCCGGAACCCATCCTCTTCAAAAGAAACATTCTGCAAGGCAGGATTGTCTATCTGTGGCTCAATATGCTCTGATACCCATTCGTATTGCTGGCTCGTGAATGTCTTTCCATCTTCATTGACCTGGTTTTCGAAAATGTATACCCGGCTTACACGGGTAGCGGAACCAAGGCGTTTCAAAACATTTTTTATACTCTGCTTTCCATAATTGAATTTCAGAAATTGTTCGGCGGCGTAACTCACAGCCCTCATAATCTCTTCACTATGTTTCAGAGCTTTTTCTATCCTCTTCCTGCGGGCTTCCTGTTCTGATGCACGCCGTTCAAGCTGAATTTCACAGGATATGTGCTGCAAAATCTTTTGCAACTTTTCTTCACTGACCGGTTTGATAAGAAACCCTTTGACTCCATATTCTATGGCTTGAAGAAAATATCGTGACTCCACGAACACCGAGGCGATTATAATACGGGCAAACTTATTCTTTTCACGAATCTTGTGAATCAATTCAAAGCCATCTGCATCGGGCAATTTTATGTCTGTTATAATCAAGTCGGGCTGTTCCTTCTCATAAATTTTTATAGCCTCATTATACCCCGATGCCTTGCTGACCTTTTCCGTTACACGGCAGACTTTATCATAAAGAGCCCATTCTCCCTGTACAGGAGATTCGACAACCAACGCGGAGATTAATTGTTTATGGATCATAGAACGGTGGGATTTATGATTATCCGTTATGCTAAGTTAATATTTTTCGGAAAGCATGCCCGCACAATTGAAAATAAACAATGGACAGGAAAACAATACAGGGCCTTAGAAACGAGTATCTTTCAGGCATCCTGGAAGAATCCGGTTTGCCGGATAATCCGCAAACGTTATTCGGTCAGTGGTTAAAAGAAGCTATTGGTAAAGGAATTCCGGAGGCCAATGCCATGGCGCTTAGTACAGTTTCTTCTGAGGGAAGACCATCGAGCCGTATTGTTTTGATGAAAGATTATCAGGATGGTAGCCCGGTATTTTTTACCAATTATAGCAGCCGAAAAGCCGGTGAAATAGAAAATAACTCCGCCGCAAGCCTGCTTTTTTTCTGGAAGGAACTGGATCGGCAGATCCGGATTGAGGGTTTTATTCAAAAAACCAAGCCGGAGGTATCCGATGAATATTTCCTGGAAAGACCTGGTGCTAGCAGGGTGGGGGCAATAATTTCACCTCAGAGTATGGAAATCCCTGACAGAAGCTTCCTGGAAAATCGATTCGATGAATTCATGACACAAAAGGATGTCCTGAAAGAAAAAAGGCCTCAATTTTGGGGTGGTTATCAGTTAATTCCTGATTATTACGAGTTTTGGCAGGGACGGGAAAACCGTCTTCACGACCGTATATGTTATCGAAAGGCCGGGAAGGCCTGGACCAGAGCAAGGCTTGCACCCTGATCAGTCTAGTAAGATCTTCGTTTTGGGCATTAATACCCTAAGACTATCAATCATTTCCCTGGGTATTTCATTTCCTCTGAGATATATGGATCTCAGTTTTTGTAGATCTGTTATCTCATAAGGTAAGGATTTGATTTGATTGTAAGAGATATACAATATTTCGAGGTTCTTGAGATCTGCAATGCCTGGGCTGATTTCAGAAATTTGGTTATTATCAATTTTTAATACTTTTAAATTCCTCATTCCGTATAATCTTTCAGGAATCTCCCTGAGATTGTTGTGGCTCAGATGTAATTCCTCGAGGCTTTGCATTTCCATCAGTTCGGTAGGTATAACTGAAAGCTTATTG
Proteins encoded in this window:
- the pdxH gene encoding pyridoxamine 5'-phosphate oxidase; translated protein: MDRKTIQGLRNEYLSGILEESGLPDNPQTLFGQWLKEAIGKGIPEANAMALSTVSSEGRPSSRIVLMKDYQDGSPVFFTNYSSRKAGEIENNSAASLLFFWKELDRQIRIEGFIQKTKPEVSDEYFLERPGASRVGAIISPQSMEIPDRSFLENRFDEFMTQKDVLKEKRPQFWGGYQLIPDYYEFWQGRENRLHDRICYRKAGKAWTRARLAP